A genomic window from Glycine soja cultivar W05 chromosome 10, ASM419377v2, whole genome shotgun sequence includes:
- the LOC114371774 gene encoding probable WRKY transcription factor 20: protein MENNSQNHHHQHHGFSAKSSSTKERRGLDFDLNEPIIDTSFETSPPLVPADNINNCLVEMEGCQPLAPPTQDVAEQVHSSNDAEKVKFRFDLNAKPDEEEEVSAKVGGGSETHAAVSESADNVGPDNGLELTLNNDVHPTHAADDSDYEEDRASIGEGGSDTENRKRKRSLEEYKKGTGKSFHGETTVVVQFESKNETILDDGYNWRKYGQKVIKGHTYPRRKRHQIQLVDDEEDEDEDEDDGLMTFQFAATGNFLNNPNPAETDQVHTLQLRNDMNPDQFANGFLSPNNHFGSFNNNINMNIGSSSYTPQMHYYSSLNNTKAMPQSSYGLNFGSDAAPQPGPSGVPGAGDN from the exons ATGGAAAACAATAGCCAGAACCATCACCATCAACACCATGGTTTCTCTGCCAAATCGAGTAGTACTAAGGAGAGAAGGGGTCTCGACTTTGATTTAAACGAACCCATAATTGATACAAGCTTTGAGACTTCTCCTCCTCTG GTTCCTGCTGATAACATTAATAATTGCCTGGTGGAAATGGAAGGGTGCCAACCTCTTGCTCCTCCCACACAAGACGTTGCTGAACAAGTACACTCCTCCAATGATGCGGAAAAGGTGAAGTTTCGATTTGATCTTAACGCTAAACCTGATGAGGAGGAGGAAGTTAGTGCCAAAGTTGGTGGAGGGAGTGAAACACATGCTGCTGTATCTGAATCAGCTGACAACGTTGGACCTGACAATGGTTTGGAGCTCACTCTTAATAATGATGTTCATCCAACACATGCTGCTGATGACAGTGATTATGAAGAAGACAGAGCCAGTATTGGGGAAGGAGGATCTGACACTGAGAACAG GAAGAGGAAGAGATCTTTGGAGGAATATAAGAAAGGGACTGGGAAGTCTTTCCATGGGGAAACAACAGTGGTGGTGCAATTTGAGAGCAAAAACGAGACCATATTGGATGATGGATATAACTGGCGAAAATATGGCCAGAAGGTTATCAAGGGACATACATACCCTAG AAGGAAACGTCACCAGATACAGCTTGtggatgatgaagaagatgaagacgaagatgaagatgatggcCTAATGACTTTTCAATTTGCTGCGACTGGGAATTTTCTGAATAACCCAAACCCTGCAGAAACTGATCAAGTTCACACACTTCAACTTCGTAATGACATGAATCCTGATCAATTTGCCAATGGGTTTCTGAGTCCCAATAACCATTTTGGaagtttcaacaataatataaacATGAATATTGGGTCTTCTTCCTACACCCCCCAAATGCATTATTATTCTTCCTTGAATAATACTAAAGCCATGCCTCAAAGCTCCTATGGACTCAACTTTGGCAGTGATGCTGCCCCTCAACCTGGGCCTTCCGGGGTACCAGGTGCAGGAGATAATTAG
- the LOC114371773 gene encoding WRKY transcription factor WRKY24-like, with product MEGCQPLAEQMQSSNDVAKTVKLPLPFDLNTIPNEDEEARPATSDETWLPDSESDDNFRPLQQPSSTPDAPVDIDDVEDRASIVEGGSDSGNRKRKRSLEESDKGTAGRSFHGETELTVRIGSKKEIDDDGYRWRKYGQKIMKGCLYPRAYYKCASAGCFVRKHVERDSRNNKNVIITYDGRHNHEQPPSWITNKNKLVLDDEGDEEDEDDGGEELAPTNNALITRNFLMNTPNPAEPQVHTLQLRNDMNPEFANRFMRPNHFGSLNNNMNIGSSSNNPHMHYSFLNNTNSMPHRSYGFNLDNPYATPQPRGPSMFPQLPTSPPFNNINVPSSRGFSSQAWRNNDKNGSSSVFPSRETGARDKH from the exons ATGGAAGGGTGCCAACCTCTTGCTGAACAAATGCAGTCCTCCAATGATGTCGCCAAAACGGTGAAGCTTCCATTGCCATTTGATCTTAATACTATACCTAATGAGGATGAGGAAGCAAGACCGGCAACTTCTGATGAGACTTGGCTCCCCGATTCTGAATCCGATGACAACTTCCGACCCTTACAACAACCATCATCTACTCCAGATGCTCCTGTTGACATTGATGATGTTGAAGACCGAGCTAGTATTGTGGAGGGAGGATCTGACTCTGGGAACAG GAAGAGGAAGAGATCCTTGGAGGAATCTGATAAAGGGACTGCAGGGAGGTCTTTCCATGGAGAAACAGAATTGACAGTGCGAATTGGTAGCAAAAAAGAGATAGATGATGATGGATATCGCTGGCGCAAATATGGCCAGAAGATTATGAAGGGATGTCTATACCCTAG GGCATACTACAAATGCGCAAGTGCTGGGTGTTTCGTAAGGAAACACGTGGAACGGGATTCGCGCAacaataaaaatgtaattatcaCTTATGATGGAAGGCACAATCATGAACAGCCACCCTCATGGATAACTAACAAGAATAAACTTGTACTGGATGATGAAggtgatgaagaagatgaagatgatggtGGTGAAGAACTTGCACCAACCAATAATGCTCTAATAACTAGGAATTTTCTGATGAATACCCCAAACCCTGCAGAACCTCAAGTTCACACACTTCAACTTCGTAATGACATGAATCCTGAATTTGCCAACAGGTTTATGAGGCCCAACCATTTTGGAAGTTTGAACAATAACATGAACATTGGGTCTTCCTCCAACAACCCCCACATGCATTATTCTTTCTTGAATAATACTAATTCCATGCCTCATCGCTCCTATGGATTCAACCTTGACAACCCTTATGCTACCCCTCAACCTAGGGGTCCTTCAATGTTTCCCCAGTTGCCGACTTCACCACCATTTAACAATATCAATGTTCCTTCTTCTAGAGGGTTTTCTTCTCAGGCTTGGcgtaataatgataaaaatggGTCTAGTTCGGTGTTTCCTTCCAGGGAAACAGGTGCAAGGGACAAGCACTAG
- the LOC114370870 gene encoding tyrosine-protein phosphatase DSP3-like: MVGVVIEDEVVVAPTNFSMVEEGIYRSSFPRSSNFSFLESLNLRSIIYLCPEPYPQENLEFLQSQNIRLFHFGIEGKTDLSVSAVRDNILEAVKVLIDVRNHPVLIHCNQGKHRTGCVVGCLRKLQSWCLSSVFEEYKRFAGAKYRTTDLRFIETVDLLSLRQCLNSIIYQYLGYASKKLRLRYRDENSIKPQLTSV, translated from the exons ATGGTGGGAGTGGTGATAGAAGATGAAGTTGTTGTTGCTCCAACTAACTTTTCAATGGTTGAAGAGGGAATTTATCGCTCTAGTTTCCCTCGTTCTTCAAATTTCTCCTTTCTTGAATCTCTCAATCTTCGATCCATCAT ATACTTGTGCCCCGAACCCTATCCGCAAGAAAATTTAGAGTTTCTTCAATCGCAAAATATTCGGCTCTTTCACTTTGGTATTGAAGGCAAGACG gATCTCTCTGTGTCTGCCGTTAGAGATAACATATTGGAGGCTGTTAAAGTTTTAATTG ATGTGAGAAATCATCCAGTTTTAATCCACTGCAACCAAGGAAAG CACCGAACTGGTTGCGTTGTTGGTTGCTTGAGAAAATTGCAGAGTTGGTGTCTATCTTCTGTGTTTGAGGAGTACAAGCGATTTGCTGGTGCTAAATATAGGACAACAGATTTAAGGTTCATAGAAACAGTTGACTTATTAAGCCTGAGACAGTGTCTTAACAGCATCATATACCAGTACCTAGGATATGCTTCAAAGAAGCTGAGGTTGCGGTATAGAGATGAGAATTCAATCAAGCCccagttaacatcagtttaa
- the LOC114369686 gene encoding WRKY transcription factor WRKY24-like, giving the protein MDFSNASPSPTQVDQQNDEKTVKVSLSFDLNSKPEEEEEEPISFSEEARAKVGGGCETRAASASEPDDHIQQVALPTDAAHNHRVNIVDPESDSQNRKRKRSDNRGMGSVVRRETFVLPFETQSETVIFVDDGYQWHQYGLKTMKGNLFPRVYYKCASAGCCARKEVDRNSVNTKHVITTYVGKHNHEPPTN; this is encoded by the exons ATGGATTTCTCAAATGCTTCTCCTTCTCCAACACAAGTTGATCAACAAAATGATGAGAAAACAGTGAAGGTTTCATTGTCATTTGATCTTAATTCCAAaccagaggaggaggaggaggaaccaaTTTCTTTCTCGGAGGAAGCCCGTGCCAAAGTTGGTGGCGGCTGTGAAACCAGAGCCGCTAGTGCTTCTGAACCAGACGATCACATTCAACAAGTTGCTCTTCCTACCGATGCTGCTCACAATCACAGAGTCAACATTGTTGATCCGGAATCTGACTCTCAGAATAG GAAGAGAAAAAGATCTGATAATAGAGGGATGGGAAGCGTTGTCCGTAGGGAAACCTTTGTGTTGCCATTTGAGACCCAAAGTGAGACAGTAATATTTGTGGATGATGGCTATCAGTGGCACCAATATGGACTCAAGACTATGAAGGGAAATTTATTCCCTAG GGTCTACTACAAATGCGCAAGTGCAGGGTGTTGCGCAAGGAAGGAAGTGGACAGAAATTCAGTCAACACAAAACATGTGATTACTACTTATGTTGGTAAACACAATCATGAACCACCCACAAATTAA